A window of Rufibacter sp. LB8 contains these coding sequences:
- the gatA gene encoding Asp-tRNA(Asn)/Glu-tRNA(Gln) amidotransferase subunit GatA, giving the protein MRYTSLDAIREEIGRGALTCQALVEQYLQNISEKRHLNAFLEVFEEEARQQAAEVDAKLQAGTAGKLAGMVIGIKDVLAYEGHTLQAASQILNGFKSLFTATAVQRLRAEDAIIIGRQNCDEFAMGGSNENSSFGPTLNDLDNTRVPGGSSGGSAAAVQANLCLASIGSDTGGSVRQPAAYCGVVGMKPTYSRISRYGLVAYASSFDQIGVMTHSVEDAALLLEVMAGQDEFDATVSQRPVPAYSQNLSFEGKARIGFIKDSFDSPGLNPEIKAATQAVLDALQAEGHTVEGVDFPFLDYIVPTYYILTTAEASSNLGRYDGVRYGFRSENATDLASMYKKTRAEGFGKEVQRRILLGTFVLSADYYDAYYTKAQQVRRLIKEKTDELLSQYDFLIVPTTPTTAFKIGENTKDPLAMYLEDIYTVQANLAGIPAISLPMGHDSQGLPIGVQVMTKAFGEEQLFAFSKHLMTHQPQETV; this is encoded by the coding sequence ATGCGGTACACATCCCTTGACGCTATCCGGGAGGAGATAGGCCGTGGTGCCCTTACGTGCCAAGCCTTAGTAGAACAGTATCTACAGAATATCTCGGAGAAACGCCACCTGAATGCTTTTTTAGAGGTTTTTGAAGAGGAAGCCCGCCAACAGGCAGCAGAAGTGGATGCCAAATTACAGGCCGGCACCGCCGGCAAACTGGCCGGTATGGTCATCGGGATCAAAGACGTGCTGGCCTATGAGGGGCACACCCTGCAGGCGGCCAGCCAAATCCTGAACGGTTTCAAATCTCTGTTCACCGCCACGGCTGTGCAGCGCCTGCGCGCCGAGGATGCCATCATCATCGGGCGGCAGAACTGTGACGAATTTGCCATGGGCGGCTCTAACGAGAATTCCTCCTTCGGCCCTACCCTGAATGACCTAGACAATACCCGCGTGCCGGGCGGTTCCTCCGGGGGCTCAGCGGCGGCGGTGCAGGCGAATCTATGTTTGGCGTCAATTGGCTCAGACACGGGTGGTTCAGTGCGCCAGCCGGCGGCGTATTGCGGCGTGGTGGGCATGAAACCTACCTATTCCCGCATTTCGCGCTATGGTTTGGTCGCGTACGCTTCTTCGTTTGACCAGATTGGCGTGATGACCCACAGCGTGGAAGATGCCGCACTTTTATTAGAAGTGATGGCTGGCCAGGATGAATTTGACGCCACCGTGAGCCAACGACCTGTGCCTGCGTACAGCCAAAACCTTTCGTTTGAAGGCAAGGCCCGCATCGGGTTCATCAAAGATTCTTTTGACAGCCCCGGCTTGAACCCAGAAATAAAAGCCGCCACGCAAGCCGTTTTAGATGCCTTGCAAGCTGAAGGCCATACCGTGGAAGGTGTTGATTTCCCGTTTTTAGACTATATTGTTCCCACCTATTACATCCTGACCACCGCCGAAGCCAGTTCTAACCTGGGCCGGTATGACGGGGTGCGGTACGGGTTCCGGAGCGAGAACGCCACGGATTTGGCGTCTATGTACAAGAAAACCCGCGCTGAAGGCTTCGGGAAGGAAGTGCAGCGCCGCATTTTGTTGGGAACTTTTGTGCTGAGCGCCGATTATTACGATGCCTATTACACCAAAGCCCAGCAGGTACGCCGGTTAATCAAAGAGAAAACCGATGAGCTCCTGAGCCAATATGATTTCCTGATTGTGCCTACCACGCCCACCACAGCGTTCAAGATAGGTGAAAATACCAAAGACCCGCTAGCCATGTACTTAGAGGATATCTACACGGTACAGGCAAACCTGGCAGGCATTCCGGCTATTTCGTTACCAATGGGCCATGACTCACAAGGGTTGCCGATTGGGGTGCAAGTGATGACCAAAGCGTTTGGCGAGGAGCAATTGTTTGCCTTCTCCAAACACCTGATGACCCATCAACCACAAGAAACCGTCTAA
- the cysS gene encoding cysteine--tRNA ligase, translating to MNHPLALYNTLTRTKEPFEPLQPPFVGLYVCGPTVYGDAHLGHARPYITFDVMRRYLQHVGYKVRYVRNITDVGHLQNDADHGEDKIQKLAKAAQLEPMEVVEKYTHSFHQDMARLNVLPPDIEPRASGHIIEQIQMIQEILENGLAYESNGSVYFDVPAYNKEHNYGKLSGRVVEELLSNTRDNLEGQEEKRSPLDFALWKKASPSHIMRWPSPWSDGFPGWHLECSAMSRKYLGTQFDIHGGGLDLMFPHHECEIAQSQASHNKSDAARFWVHNNLITINGKKMGKSLGNFITLGQFFNGDHAELQQAYSPMTVRFFILQAHYRSTLDFSNDGLQAARKGYLKVMNGLRILDQLNYPTGAEAIDAKAEDEIKKLTAELLTPLHDDLNTAKAIASLFNLLKKINSMHTGGFKLETISQETFEQMRAQYRLLVQDVLGLKMEQTADAQELLHVVLGFYKEAKEAKDYAKVDQIRAQLKGQGIVIKDMKTGIDWAYEE from the coding sequence ATGAATCATCCGTTAGCTCTATATAATACCCTCACCAGAACCAAGGAACCGTTTGAGCCGCTGCAGCCGCCGTTTGTAGGCCTTTATGTCTGCGGGCCAACTGTGTACGGTGATGCGCATTTAGGCCACGCGCGCCCCTACATCACCTTTGACGTCATGCGCCGCTACCTGCAGCACGTGGGTTACAAAGTGCGCTATGTGCGCAACATCACAGATGTAGGCCACTTGCAGAACGACGCCGACCACGGTGAGGACAAGATTCAGAAATTAGCCAAAGCCGCGCAGCTGGAGCCCATGGAAGTGGTGGAAAAGTACACCCACAGCTTCCACCAGGATATGGCGCGTTTGAACGTATTGCCGCCGGACATTGAACCCCGCGCCTCGGGCCATATTATTGAGCAGATTCAGATGATCCAGGAGATTCTGGAAAACGGCCTGGCCTACGAGTCTAACGGTTCTGTCTATTTTGACGTGCCCGCTTATAACAAAGAACATAACTACGGAAAGCTCTCCGGCCGCGTGGTGGAAGAGTTGCTGTCTAACACCCGTGACAACCTGGAAGGGCAGGAGGAGAAGCGCTCACCGCTGGATTTTGCGCTGTGGAAGAAAGCCTCGCCTAGCCACATCATGCGCTGGCCGTCGCCGTGGTCAGACGGGTTTCCGGGTTGGCATTTGGAGTGCTCGGCCATGAGCAGAAAGTACCTGGGCACGCAGTTTGACATACACGGCGGCGGGTTGGATCTGATGTTCCCGCACCATGAATGCGAGATTGCGCAGAGCCAGGCCAGCCACAACAAGTCAGACGCCGCCAGGTTCTGGGTGCACAACAACCTGATTACCATTAACGGCAAGAAGATGGGCAAGTCGCTGGGCAATTTTATCACGTTGGGGCAGTTCTTCAACGGAGACCATGCCGAGTTGCAGCAAGCCTACAGCCCTATGACGGTGCGTTTCTTCATTCTTCAGGCGCACTACCGCAGCACGCTTGACTTCAGCAATGATGGTTTGCAGGCCGCCCGCAAAGGCTACCTGAAAGTGATGAACGGCTTGAGAATTCTGGACCAGTTGAACTATCCAACCGGCGCAGAAGCCATAGACGCCAAGGCTGAAGACGAAATCAAAAAGCTCACAGCAGAGTTGCTCACGCCGTTGCATGATGATTTGAATACCGCCAAAGCCATTGCCAGCCTGTTCAACCTGCTCAAGAAGATAAACAGCATGCACACCGGCGGCTTCAAGCTGGAAACCATTTCGCAAGAAACTTTTGAGCAGATGCGCGCACAGTACCGTCTATTGGTGCAAGACGTGCTGGGCCTCAAAATGGAACAAACCGCCGATGCTCAGGAATTACTCCACGTGGTGCTCGGTTTTTACAAAGAAGCCAAGGAAGCCAAAGATTACGCAAAAGTTGACCAGATCAGGGCGCAGCTGAAAGGGCAGGGCATTGTAATCAAAGACATGAAAACCGGTATTGACTGGGCCTATGAAGAATAA
- a CDS encoding DUF433 domain-containing protein: protein MEQLTERITLDEQICNGKPTIRGKRIAVQTILEFLSAGETPGEILQQYPALEPEDITACLQFATDLMNRNYVLKTVA, encoded by the coding sequence ATGGAGCAGCTCACAGAAAGAATTACGCTAGATGAACAAATCTGCAACGGCAAGCCCACTATTCGGGGCAAACGAATTGCTGTGCAAACTATTTTGGAGTTCCTGTCAGCAGGAGAGACGCCAGGCGAGATTCTTCAGCAATACCCAGCCTTGGAACCAGAAGATATTACGGCCTGCCTGCAGTTCGCTACTGACCTCATGAACCGAAACTATGTCCTAAAAACCGTGGCGTAG
- a CDS encoding M28 family peptidase, which produces MKNNMKMWAFGLLLAAGFPACDKKPTSETATVDQPTVATVNVPAFNADSAYAFVAKQVSFGPRVPNTAAHRACGDYLVSKFKGYGANVIEQTFTAKAYDGTVLSLRNIMAQFNPKASKRILLAAHWDTRHMADKDPKNPTKPNDGANDGASGVAVLLEIARQLQSNPGSQNVGIDLMLFDGEDYGQDAAETWCLGSQHWGKNLVPSGYNAQYGILLDMVGAKNARFGKEETSRTYAGDVVEKIWRTAHKIGYSDYFPMIDAPGITDDHVFVIQYTNIRMADIIAYDPTSPDGFFGEYHHRHTDNMDIIDRNTLKAVGQTVLHVVLTEQ; this is translated from the coding sequence ATGAAGAATAATATGAAAATGTGGGCCTTCGGGCTGCTATTGGCTGCCGGTTTTCCTGCCTGTGATAAAAAACCGACCTCCGAGACCGCCACGGTAGACCAACCGACGGTGGCCACGGTTAACGTGCCCGCGTTCAACGCAGACTCGGCGTACGCCTTTGTGGCCAAGCAGGTGTCCTTTGGGCCGCGCGTGCCCAATACAGCTGCCCACCGTGCCTGCGGCGATTATCTGGTAAGCAAATTCAAAGGCTACGGCGCCAATGTGATAGAGCAGACCTTCACCGCGAAGGCCTATGACGGCACCGTTCTGAGTTTGCGCAACATCATGGCGCAGTTCAACCCTAAAGCTTCTAAGCGCATTCTGCTGGCCGCCCACTGGGACACCCGCCACATGGCCGACAAAGACCCGAAGAACCCCACCAAACCCAACGACGGCGCTAATGACGGGGCCAGCGGCGTGGCCGTTTTGTTGGAAATCGCTCGGCAGTTGCAGTCCAACCCCGGTTCCCAGAACGTGGGCATCGATTTAATGCTCTTTGACGGCGAAGACTATGGCCAAGATGCGGCCGAAACTTGGTGTTTGGGATCGCAGCATTGGGGTAAGAACTTAGTGCCCTCTGGCTACAACGCGCAATATGGTATTCTACTGGACATGGTAGGCGCTAAAAACGCTCGCTTCGGAAAAGAAGAAACCAGCCGCACCTACGCCGGTGATGTGGTGGAGAAAATCTGGCGGACGGCCCATAAAATTGGCTATTCAGACTACTTCCCCATGATAGATGCGCCCGGTATTACAGATGACCACGTGTTCGTGATTCAGTACACCAACATCAGAATGGCCGACATCATTGCCTATGACCCCACCAGTCCAGACGGCTTCTTCGGCGAGTATCACCATCGGCACACAGACAACATGGACATCATTGACCGCAACACCCTGAAAGCCGTGGGGCAGACCGTGCTGCACGTGGTATTGACGGAACAGTAA
- the arsM gene encoding arsenosugar biosynthesis arsenite methyltransferase ArsM: MSYLDATQDLYKNAALTPDVGLCCTTTPIWQLPGLSIPKRMQEMNYGCGSTVNPRDLLNNPAILYVGVGGGMELLQFSYFNRQPGGVIGVDVVPEMLQASRDNFQLAEEENDWFKSEFVDLRQGDALNLPLEDETVDVAAQNCLFNIFKTEDLKKALAEMYRVLKPHGRLVLSDPICDGGMPAQLQEDARLRALCLSGSLPLQAYLDAITEVGFGTVEVRARRPYRVLAPGQYDTSELIFIESVEVCAIKDPMPEDGPCIFTGKTAIYYGDQEYFDDHKGHVLLQNQPLAVCDKTAAALASLGKEDLLITNSTFFYDGGGCC; the protein is encoded by the coding sequence ATGTCTTACCTAGACGCTACCCAAGACTTATATAAAAACGCGGCCCTCACGCCAGATGTGGGGCTTTGCTGTACTACCACGCCTATCTGGCAGCTGCCCGGTTTGTCTATTCCCAAGCGCATGCAGGAGATGAATTACGGCTGCGGCAGCACGGTGAACCCGCGGGATTTGCTCAACAACCCGGCTATTCTGTACGTGGGCGTGGGCGGCGGCATGGAGTTGCTGCAATTCTCGTATTTCAACCGGCAGCCGGGCGGCGTGATAGGGGTAGACGTAGTACCCGAAATGCTGCAGGCCAGCCGTGACAATTTCCAACTGGCCGAAGAAGAGAACGACTGGTTCAAATCTGAATTTGTAGACCTTCGCCAGGGCGATGCCTTGAATTTGCCATTGGAAGATGAAACCGTGGATGTAGCCGCCCAGAACTGCCTCTTCAACATCTTCAAGACAGAGGACCTGAAAAAAGCTTTGGCTGAAATGTACCGCGTCTTGAAACCACACGGCCGCTTGGTGCTCAGCGACCCCATCTGTGACGGTGGCATGCCCGCGCAACTCCAGGAAGATGCCCGCCTCAGAGCTTTGTGTTTGAGTGGTTCGTTGCCCTTACAAGCGTATTTAGATGCTATCACGGAAGTTGGTTTCGGGACGGTGGAAGTGCGGGCGCGCAGGCCGTACCGCGTGCTAGCGCCAGGTCAGTATGACACCTCAGAACTGATTTTCATTGAAAGCGTGGAAGTCTGCGCCATCAAAGATCCCATGCCGGAAGACGGTCCCTGCATTTTCACGGGCAAAACCGCCATTTACTACGGCGACCAGGAATACTTTGATGACCACAAAGGCCACGTGCTGCTCCAGAACCAACCCTTGGCGGTGTGTGATAAAACAGCAGCCGCGCTAGCCAGTTTAGGGAAAGAAGACCTGCTAATCACCAACTCCACGTTCTTCTATGACGGCGGCGGTTGCTGCTGA
- a CDS encoding lytic transglycosylase domain-containing protein has protein sequence MRISTFFTGVVLSIGLGFAAQARQFTVPAAPLELKDTTKVLIDSVEFIPVETDELIQDRLSCLEQEIPLEFNKQVRGLIDYFTIRNRKYTRRVLERQTLYFPMFEKCLAKHNMPDELKYLAVVESALLPKAVSSAKAVGLWQFMTPTANDFRLVQNHFLDERMDPEKSTEAACKFLKQLYRIFGSWEMALAAYNCGPGNVKKAIARSGGKTTFWGIYPYLPKETRAYVPSFTALVYAMNHAEDHNLRPLNPQFPIALDTILVSQPLDLKLLAKQLNLPEDQIASLNPAVKKQFIPEGVQNFALRIPADARPFLAENRMAILDSARYRAPVKIKMPVAPAAATMLAKAETKKAEPVATSASLTTDSLQASTYIVRRGDNLTKIAREHNVTIEQLQNWNKLSATGVQANQKLVVFKPSDKKSTEQPTPDQTLLASAEEPSNSKVAGPNAENTPKENAAVVAVAAKKNPSVKKASVPKPQVHHVQPGDTLWNISKRYNNVSVEQLRKSNKLKGDELKPGMKLIVG, from the coding sequence ATGCGCATTTCTACCTTTTTCACCGGTGTTGTTCTTTCTATAGGTCTTGGCTTCGCGGCGCAGGCCCGTCAATTTACGGTGCCAGCAGCACCGCTGGAGCTGAAAGACACCACCAAAGTGCTTATTGATTCCGTGGAATTTATTCCCGTGGAAACCGATGAACTGATTCAGGATCGCTTGAGCTGTCTGGAGCAGGAAATTCCGTTAGAATTCAACAAGCAAGTGAGAGGGTTGATTGACTATTTCACCATTAGAAACCGGAAATACACGCGCCGGGTGCTGGAGCGCCAAACCCTGTACTTCCCTATGTTTGAGAAGTGCCTGGCCAAGCACAACATGCCCGACGAGTTGAAATACCTGGCTGTGGTGGAGTCTGCGCTGTTGCCCAAAGCGGTATCCTCGGCCAAGGCTGTTGGTCTGTGGCAGTTCATGACGCCTACGGCCAATGATTTTAGGCTGGTACAGAACCATTTCCTGGACGAGCGCATGGACCCCGAGAAATCCACGGAGGCAGCCTGCAAGTTTCTGAAACAGCTGTACCGCATCTTCGGGAGTTGGGAAATGGCCTTGGCGGCGTATAACTGCGGCCCCGGCAACGTAAAGAAAGCCATTGCTCGCTCCGGCGGCAAAACCACGTTCTGGGGAATCTATCCTTATCTGCCGAAGGAAACCCGCGCCTACGTGCCGTCTTTCACCGCTTTGGTGTACGCTATGAACCACGCCGAGGACCACAACCTCCGCCCACTGAACCCGCAGTTCCCTATTGCCCTAGATACCATTTTGGTAAGCCAGCCGCTGGACCTGAAACTGTTGGCTAAGCAATTAAACCTGCCTGAAGACCAGATTGCCAGCCTGAACCCAGCGGTGAAAAAACAATTCATCCCGGAAGGTGTGCAAAACTTCGCGCTGCGCATACCGGCAGACGCCAGACCGTTTCTGGCGGAGAATAGAATGGCTATCTTAGATTCGGCCCGCTACAGAGCGCCGGTGAAAATCAAAATGCCCGTGGCACCTGCCGCTGCCACCATGTTAGCCAAGGCTGAAACAAAAAAGGCTGAACCGGTTGCAACGTCGGCATCGCTTACCACCGACAGCCTGCAAGCTTCTACCTACATAGTGCGCCGCGGCGATAACCTGACCAAGATTGCCCGCGAGCATAACGTAACCATAGAGCAGCTCCAGAACTGGAACAAATTGTCGGCCACGGGGGTGCAAGCCAATCAGAAATTGGTGGTGTTCAAACCTTCGGATAAGAAAAGCACGGAGCAACCAACGCCGGACCAAACCTTGCTGGCCTCTGCAGAGGAGCCATCCAACAGCAAAGTAGCCGGGCCCAACGCCGAGAACACGCCCAAAGAAAACGCCGCCGTGGTAGCCGTGGCCGCCAAGAAAAACCCATCGGTTAAAAAAGCCAGCGTTCCCAAGCCACAGGTACACCACGTACAGCCCGGCGACACCCTCTGGAACATCTCCAAGCGCTACAACAACGTGAGCGTGGAACAACTCAGAAAATCAAACAAACTCAAAGGAGACGAACTCAAGCCTGGCATGAAACTGATTGTAGGCTGA
- a CDS encoding endonuclease/exonuclease/phosphatase family protein: MRRKLLSFLTALSTLWLLLGVACQYIPPHAFWPAGFVAMSLPGALLMNAVLVLMWLWVRPLWAVWPGLLVVLFWGQHTRYFTLNTPDADPTPSAQRIQVLSYNVRVFNAYKHLHAQDPELPEKEMTWVSEHPADILCLQEFYNEKGSSPFNSRKRVGKDQDREVYSDNSLVNKNGDEFGLAIFSRFPIIDKGRVKFDRPTKNQVIFVDVKLPSQDTLRVYNMHLESMAIEEREVGEAVESKDAFQTKGRSIARRLKGGFIARSHQVGKLLEHIQASPYPVLLCGDLNDLPSSYTYQQLRKQLQNGFEEGGSGFGFTYNGKLPLRIDNHFFSPDLQLLQFDVLRNITFTDHFPVEATYVLEKSSAAE, translated from the coding sequence GTGCGCCGCAAGCTACTCTCTTTCTTAACCGCATTGTCTACGCTCTGGCTTCTGCTGGGCGTGGCCTGCCAATACATACCGCCGCATGCCTTCTGGCCGGCCGGCTTTGTGGCCATGTCTCTGCCCGGGGCGCTGCTGATGAACGCGGTTCTGGTGTTGATGTGGCTCTGGGTGAGGCCGTTGTGGGCGGTGTGGCCAGGATTGCTGGTGGTGCTTTTCTGGGGGCAGCATACGCGTTATTTCACGTTAAACACGCCAGACGCAGACCCCACGCCTAGTGCTCAGCGCATACAGGTGCTCAGTTACAATGTGCGCGTGTTCAACGCCTATAAGCACCTGCACGCCCAGGACCCAGAACTCCCCGAAAAAGAAATGACCTGGGTTTCTGAGCACCCCGCCGATATTCTGTGCCTGCAGGAATTCTACAATGAAAAGGGAAGTTCCCCCTTCAACAGCCGTAAACGCGTTGGCAAAGACCAGGACCGCGAAGTGTATTCAGATAATTCCCTGGTCAATAAAAATGGCGATGAATTTGGTCTGGCCATCTTTTCACGGTTCCCGATTATTGACAAAGGCCGCGTGAAGTTTGACCGCCCCACCAAGAACCAGGTCATTTTTGTGGATGTGAAACTACCCAGCCAAGACACGCTGCGCGTCTACAACATGCACCTGGAGTCTATGGCCATTGAGGAGCGCGAAGTGGGCGAAGCCGTAGAAAGCAAAGACGCTTTTCAAACCAAAGGCCGAAGCATTGCCCGGCGGTTAAAAGGCGGTTTCATTGCGCGCAGCCACCAGGTTGGCAAATTATTGGAGCACATTCAGGCCAGTCCGTACCCTGTTTTACTCTGCGGCGATTTGAACGATTTGCCCAGCTCGTACACCTACCAACAACTTAGAAAGCAGTTGCAGAACGGGTTTGAGGAAGGCGGAAGCGGCTTCGGGTTTACCTATAACGGCAAGCTGCCCCTGCGCATTGACAACCACTTCTTCAGCCCAGACCTGCAACTGCTCCAATTTGACGTGCTCCGGAACATCACCTTCACCGACCATTTCCCGGTGGAAGCCACCTATGTGTTGGAAAAATCTTCGGCGGCGGAGTAA
- a CDS encoding NADP-dependent malic enzyme, translating into MIKINKEDALNYHSQGQPGKIEVVPTKMVSTQLDLALAYSPGVAEPCKEIAANPEDVYKYTAKGNLVGVITNGTAVLGLGNIGPEASKPVMEGKGVLFKKFAGIDVFDIEINETDPDKFIQIVKSLEPTFGGINLEDIKAPESFKIENALREQMNIPLMHDDQHGTAIISSAALLNALELVGKDIQKIQMVINGAGAAAIACAKLYLALGVDIDNIVMFDKDGIINPERNDLDIYRAQFVTMRKITTLAEAMQDADVFVGLSAGNVLAPELVKLMAKDPIIFALANPDPEIPYDMAMATRDDLIMATGRSDHPNQVNNVLGFPYIFRGALDVRATEINEAMKLAAVYALAKLAKETVPDIVHKAYGDNSISFGRTYLIPKPLDPRLITTISPAVARAAMESGVAKNPIKNWERYDHELQARIGIDQKLMNRILSQARQDPQKVVFAEADNYKILKAAQTVLEQKMAYPILLGERARIQELIEEFNLELDGCQIIDPREEDAKCEKYAHLLYEKRKRKGMTLFDCRKLVRIRNYFGCMMVETGEADALISGLTREYSSTILPALHVIGVAEGVNKVAGMYIVQNKKGPYFLSDTTVNLHPTAEELVDIIGLTARYVRFFDQEPRMAVLSYSNFGSSGGIIPTKTREATRLAKLRYPDLLIDGEMQANTALNIELLQEHYPFSELATKGANTLIFPALSAGNIAYKLLQEIGGAETIGPVLMGMRKPVHILQLGSSVREIINMVAIAVVDAQVCKAKL; encoded by the coding sequence ATGATTAAAATAAACAAGGAAGACGCGCTCAATTACCATAGCCAAGGCCAACCCGGGAAAATAGAAGTAGTGCCCACCAAAATGGTGAGTACCCAACTGGACCTTGCCCTCGCCTATTCCCCCGGCGTAGCGGAGCCTTGTAAAGAAATTGCCGCCAACCCTGAGGACGTTTATAAATACACCGCCAAAGGCAACTTGGTGGGTGTGATTACCAACGGAACCGCCGTGTTGGGCTTGGGAAACATCGGACCGGAAGCGTCTAAACCCGTGATGGAAGGAAAAGGTGTACTCTTCAAGAAATTTGCCGGCATTGACGTCTTTGACATTGAAATCAACGAAACCGACCCAGACAAATTCATCCAGATTGTAAAGTCGCTGGAGCCCACGTTTGGCGGCATTAACCTGGAGGACATTAAAGCCCCGGAAAGCTTCAAGATAGAGAATGCGCTGCGCGAGCAGATGAACATCCCCTTGATGCATGATGACCAGCATGGCACGGCCATCATTTCCAGCGCGGCTTTATTGAACGCGTTGGAGTTAGTCGGCAAAGACATCCAAAAGATTCAGATGGTGATCAACGGCGCCGGGGCCGCCGCCATTGCCTGCGCCAAGTTGTACCTGGCCCTGGGCGTGGACATTGACAACATTGTCATGTTTGACAAAGACGGCATCATCAACCCAGAGCGCAACGACCTGGACATTTACCGCGCCCAGTTTGTGACCATGCGCAAGATCACCACGCTGGCCGAAGCCATGCAGGACGCCGATGTGTTTGTAGGCCTGAGCGCCGGCAACGTGTTGGCCCCTGAACTGGTGAAACTGATGGCCAAAGACCCCATTATTTTCGCGCTGGCGAATCCAGACCCCGAGATTCCGTATGACATGGCCATGGCCACCCGTGATGATTTGATTATGGCCACCGGCCGCTCTGACCATCCTAACCAGGTGAACAACGTGCTGGGCTTCCCTTACATTTTTAGGGGCGCTTTGGATGTGCGCGCCACCGAAATCAACGAGGCCATGAAACTGGCTGCCGTGTATGCGCTGGCCAAACTCGCCAAGGAAACTGTGCCAGATATTGTGCACAAAGCCTACGGCGACAACAGCATTTCCTTCGGGCGCACGTATTTGATTCCCAAACCCTTAGACCCGCGTTTGATCACCACCATTAGTCCAGCGGTGGCCCGGGCGGCCATGGAATCTGGCGTGGCCAAGAACCCCATCAAGAACTGGGAACGCTATGACCATGAACTGCAGGCCCGCATTGGCATTGACCAGAAACTGATGAACCGCATTCTGTCGCAGGCACGGCAAGACCCGCAGAAAGTGGTCTTTGCGGAGGCCGATAATTACAAGATTCTAAAGGCGGCGCAAACCGTGCTGGAGCAGAAAATGGCTTATCCAATTCTGTTGGGCGAGCGCGCGCGCATTCAGGAACTGATAGAAGAATTCAACCTGGAACTGGACGGCTGCCAGATCATAGACCCGCGCGAGGAAGACGCCAAATGCGAGAAATACGCCCACCTGCTCTATGAAAAACGCAAGCGCAAAGGCATGACCTTGTTTGACTGCCGCAAGCTGGTGCGCATCAGAAACTACTTCGGGTGTATGATGGTGGAAACCGGGGAGGCCGATGCGCTGATCTCTGGCTTGACGCGCGAGTATTCCTCTACCATTCTGCCGGCGCTGCACGTGATTGGCGTGGCCGAGGGCGTGAACAAGGTGGCGGGCATGTACATTGTACAGAACAAAAAAGGCCCGTACTTTTTGTCAGACACTACCGTGAACCTGCACCCCACCGCCGAGGAACTGGTGGATATTATTGGCCTCACGGCGCGCTACGTACGGTTCTTTGACCAGGAGCCCCGCATGGCCGTGTTGTCATACTCTAACTTCGGGTCCAGCGGCGGTATTATTCCCACCAAAACCCGCGAGGCCACGCGTTTGGCTAAACTTCGCTACCCAGATCTGTTGATTGACGGCGAGATGCAGGCCAACACCGCCTTGAACATTGAACTCTTGCAGGAGCATTATCCGTTCAGTGAGTTGGCTACCAAAGGCGCGAACACTTTAATTTTTCCGGCACTGTCGGCGGGGAACATTGCCTATAAATTGTTGCAGGAAATCGGCGGAGCCGAAACCATTGGCCCGGTGCTGATGGGCATGCGCAAGCCGGTGCACATTCTGCAGTTGGGTTCATCGGTTAGGGAGATCATCAACATGGTGGCCATTGCGGTGGTAGACGCGCAGGTGTGCAAGGCAAAACTTTAA
- a CDS encoding DUF5615 family PIN-like protein, producing the protein MAKFLIDVNLPYYFSLWKSEDYIHQQDIDDTWSDSQIWRYAQENNLTIISKDADFSNRILLKQPPPKVIHIRYGNMKMREFFLTTTKVWEQVLALNQTHKLVNVFKDHLEGIN; encoded by the coding sequence ATGGCCAAGTTTCTAATAGACGTCAATCTGCCTTATTACTTTTCCCTTTGGAAGAGTGAGGATTACATTCATCAGCAGGACATTGATGATACTTGGTCAGACAGTCAGATTTGGCGTTATGCCCAGGAAAATAACCTGACTATTATCTCAAAGGACGCAGATTTCTCCAACCGAATTCTTTTAAAGCAGCCTCCTCCAAAAGTGATTCATATCCGGTACGGCAACATGAAAATGCGCGAATTCTTCTTGACGACCACCAAAGTTTGGGAACAAGTGCTAGCCCTAAACCAGACACACAAACTGGTGAACGTTTTCAAAGACCATCTGGAAGGAATCAATTAA